The Oceanidesulfovibrio indonesiensis genomic sequence GAGTGGTCATTGCAGCCAGGTACTCCTGCACCTTCGCGCGGTCGGCGCCCACTTCCCTGATGGCGGCGATCAGCATGCCGGCGGCGTCGTAGGCGTTGGCGCTCATCCAGTCCACATCACGGCCGGTTTCTTCCTTGAACTTGGCGATGAACACCTGGGCGTCTTCGCCGGCAGCGTCAGCCAGGAAGGGCACGGTCATGTAAGTGCCGTCGGCGGCGTCCTTGGCAAGATTGATGTAGTCCACGTTGTCCAGGCCGTCGGCGCCGAATTTGATCACGTCCATGCCGAGCTTCTTGGCCTGGTTGGCGATGAGGGCGCCTTCGTTGTAGTAGCCGCTGATGAACAGGCCGTCGGGATTGTCGGACTTGAGGGAGGTGAGCTGCGGGGTGAAGTCGGTGGTGCCCTTCATGTAGCCTTCCGAGCCCACGACCTCGAGACCCACGTTGCCGGCCTCGCCCGAGAAAGCGTCCTTGAGGCCGATGCCGTAGTCGTTGTTCTCGTAAAAGATGGCGATCTTCTTGAGGCCGAGGACCTCGGAGACGTAGCGCGCCAGGAACTTGCCCTGGTAGTCGTCACGGTACACATCGCGGAAGGACCAGACGCGGCCGTCGCGATCCTTGTTCTTTTCGCTGATGGTGACGTTGGTGGCGGTGGGGGAAATCATCGGAATGCCCTTGCGCACGTAAGTGGGCAGGGCGGCAAGATGCGCGGAGGAGCACAGGTGGCCCACGCCGCCGATGATGGAATCATCCTGCGCGATCTTGGAGGCCACGGTGGCGGCTTCCTTGGGCTCGCACATTTCGTCCAGATACACGGCCTCGATCATGCGGCCGTCGATGCCGCCGGCTTCGTTGACTTCGGCGATCTTCATGGCGACGCCGGCCTTGACGTTGTCGCCGTAAGCGGCAGCGCCGCCGGAGAAGGGCGAAGGCACTGCGATCTTGATGGGTTCTTCGGCCATGGCCGGACCGGCAAGCAGGAGGGTCATTGCCGCTGCGACGAGAATCTGCACGATCTTTTTCATGCTCAGTCCTCCAACGTTGGGAATATGGAGCGCTGCGAAGCGCGGTTGCTACGATTCAAGGGCATTGTATCGCCGACTTTCCTCGTAATATGCGCGGTACTCGACTACTTGCGCAGGGAATATGGTTCTTTGCCACTAAATCTTGCCGCTCGTCAACTTCCCGTGGCATTGGCCGCGGACGGCGCAGACTGCTCCTCCGAGGCGCCGTTCGACGCTCCGTCGGCTCCCGATTCGTTTTCAGAATGGTCGTGGGCCGGCATGCCGAGCTCGTTCTGAATGCGGTGGCCCAGGTCCGAGTGGTCGTCAACCAGGCTCAGCGCGGTCTCCAGGTGTTCCCGGGCGGCCTCTGGCTGGTCCAGGAAATGCTTCTCCAGCATGCCGAGGTTGTAGAAGTGCGTCGCGTTGTCTGCGTCCAGCCTGACGAGGCGGCGCAGCAGTTCCGCAGCTTCCTCGTGCTCTCCGGCTTCGAAGCGCACCATGCCGAGCAGGCTCATGGCCTCGATGTTGCCGGGGTCGGCCACAAGCGCCCGCTGCAGGAAGTTGCCGGCGGA encodes the following:
- a CDS encoding ABC transporter substrate-binding protein; its protein translation is MKKIVQILVAAAMTLLLAGPAMAEEPIKIAVPSPFSGGAAAYGDNVKAGVAMKIAEVNEAGGIDGRMIEAVYLDEMCEPKEAATVASKIAQDDSIIGGVGHLCSSAHLAALPTYVRKGIPMISPTATNVTISEKNKDRDGRVWSFRDVYRDDYQGKFLARYVSEVLGLKKIAIFYENNDYGIGLKDAFSGEAGNVGLEVVGSEGYMKGTTDFTPQLTSLKSDNPDGLFISGYYNEGALIANQAKKLGMDVIKFGADGLDNVDYINLAKDAADGTYMTVPFLADAAGEDAQVFIAKFKEETGRDVDWMSANAYDAAGMLIAAIREVGADRAKVQEYLAAMTTPEKGYQGVTGLTYFDEHGDAQKAAYVKMVKDGEFIPAPEQLN
- a CDS encoding tetratricopeptide repeat protein, whose amino-acid sequence is MAKKKKQSKKAVPQPTSPKKQQNAVAAMPKGPRRLILALVLGGLVVIFVTSFMYRMDHSLQRKVVTAQEHDHGDEDGMPPASQGGMMGQGGEGMGEVRSLMQQMRENPNDPDVLVALSKRFLAMEDVASAGNFLQRALVADPGNIEAMSLLGMVRFEAGEHEEAAELLRRLVRLDADNATHFYNLGMLEKHFLDQPEAAREHLETALSLVDDHSDLGHRIQNELGMPAHDHSENESGADGASNGASEEQSAPSAANATGS